From one Paenibacillus sp. FSL K6-1330 genomic stretch:
- a CDS encoding outer spore coat protein CotE — protein sequence MSLSHKHQCREIITKAICGKGRKFSTVTHTVTPPNNPTSILGAWIINHQYEAVAAGDGIEVIGTYDVNIWYSYDKNSQTDVAKETVSYVERVPLSYLDPKHRASTVEVSAEATQEPSCVEASVSSNGTSVILRVEREYAVELIAETKVVVKVCSHHHGDYEDKEFDYVLGDEGDDYEDLDYEGLEDEL from the coding sequence ATGTCATTGAGTCATAAACACCAATGTAGAGAAATCATCACGAAGGCGATCTGCGGCAAGGGTCGTAAATTCTCTACCGTAACACATACCGTGACTCCGCCTAATAATCCGACCAGTATTTTGGGAGCTTGGATTATAAACCATCAATACGAGGCGGTTGCCGCCGGAGACGGAATTGAAGTTATTGGTACTTACGATGTTAACATCTGGTATTCCTATGACAAAAATTCACAGACCGATGTGGCGAAAGAAACGGTATCGTATGTAGAACGCGTGCCTCTTTCTTATCTGGATCCGAAGCATCGTGCATCCACGGTGGAAGTGTCGGCTGAAGCGACACAGGAGCCGAGCTGCGTTGAGGCCAGCGTATCCTCGAATGGCACGAGTGTCATTCTGCGGGTAGAAAGAGAGTACGCGGTGGAGCTGATTGCGGAAACCAAGGTCGTTGTCAAAGTATGCAGCCATCACCATGGCGACTACGAAGACAAAGAATTCGATTACGTCCTGGGAGACGAAGGCGACGATTACGAAGACCTTGATTACGAAGGTCTGGAGGATGAACTGTAA
- the miaA gene encoding tRNA (adenosine(37)-N6)-dimethylallyltransferase MiaA has product MTDETKPKLLVLIGPTAVGKTKMSIEIAKNFGCEIISGDSMQVYRGMDIGTAKISVEEMEGVPHHLIDIHEPDHPYSVAEFQEQSQRLITEITQRGKLPFIVGGTGLYVESVCYGYQFSETGADEVFREEQFRYANEHGAEALHQKLAEVDPETAERLHPNDLRRVVRALEVFHVTGVPLSTQLAPQTKQSPYDLCLVGLTMDRQMLYNRIEERIDLMLSQGLVDEVAALMNKGFAPGLVSMQGLGYKEIVSYLSGEFSYEEAVVLLKRDTRRFAKRQLSWFRHMKDIEWVDVTDSGNFSANYQKIRAIIAGKFH; this is encoded by the coding sequence TTGACAGATGAAACCAAACCGAAACTGCTTGTTCTCATCGGACCAACAGCTGTAGGTAAAACCAAAATGAGCATTGAGATCGCGAAGAATTTCGGTTGTGAGATTATCTCCGGCGATTCGATGCAGGTATACCGGGGCATGGATATCGGAACGGCCAAAATTTCCGTGGAGGAAATGGAAGGCGTTCCTCACCATCTCATTGATATTCACGAGCCCGATCACCCCTATTCGGTAGCCGAATTTCAGGAGCAGAGCCAGAGGCTCATTACGGAGATTACGCAGCGGGGGAAACTTCCTTTTATTGTTGGGGGAACCGGGCTTTACGTGGAGTCGGTGTGTTACGGCTATCAGTTTAGCGAGACGGGAGCGGATGAAGTTTTTCGGGAAGAGCAGTTCCGCTATGCCAACGAACATGGAGCCGAGGCTCTTCATCAAAAATTGGCAGAGGTTGATCCTGAAACGGCCGAGCGGCTTCACCCTAATGACCTACGTCGGGTCGTTCGTGCTTTAGAAGTATTTCATGTGACCGGCGTCCCACTTTCGACCCAACTGGCACCTCAAACCAAGCAATCTCCCTATGACTTATGCTTGGTCGGTTTGACAATGGACAGGCAAATGCTATATAACCGTATTGAAGAGCGAATTGATCTTATGCTGAGCCAGGGACTTGTTGATGAGGTGGCGGCGCTCATGAACAAAGGGTTCGCTCCGGGGCTTGTATCCATGCAAGGGCTGGGTTACAAGGAAATCGTTTCGTACCTTAGCGGGGAGTTCAGCTACGAGGAGGCCGTCGTGCTGCTTAAGCGCGATACACGCCGTTTCGCTAAGCGGCAGCTATCTTGGTTTCGCCACATGAAGGACATCGAGTGGGTAGACGTCACCGACTCGGGAAATTTTTCTGCGAACTATCAAAAAATCCGTGCTATAATAGCAGGAAAGTTTCACTGA
- the hfq gene encoding RNA chaperone Hfq produces MNKSINIQDTFLNQLRKENIPATVYLTNGFQIRGTIKAFDNFTIVIDSDGRQQMVYKHAISTFMPQRNVSLMQDNSSEQ; encoded by the coding sequence ATGAACAAGTCCATTAACATCCAAGACACGTTCTTGAACCAACTGCGCAAAGAGAACATTCCGGCCACGGTATACCTTACAAACGGCTTTCAGATCCGTGGAACGATCAAAGCTTTTGACAATTTTACCATCGTGATTGACAGCGACGGCCGTCAGCAAATGGTGTACAAGCATGCTATCTCCACGTTCATGCCGCAGCGTAATGTGTCCCTGATGCAGGATAACAGCAGCGAACAATAG
- a CDS encoding class I SAM-dependent methyltransferase encodes MIITTGEAEAPDIVERARCLAQEIGCRYVQRGGHSLRKLARRFGDDDVLVVLNGHVRLSGPDGAVMEFHPSMGFVRLKRVLSGKPDPMLEASGMEEGDSVLDCTAGLGADSLVFSGKGGASSQITALESSLPLYALLKEGLRAYESHLEASDQAMRRIEVRHSHHLDYLKSLPDRSVDIVYFDPMFREPIAESASIHPLRHYANGEPLEMESVREAVRVARKTVVMKEARSSGEFERLGFTLPERGKSKITYGVISIDR; translated from the coding sequence ATGATTATAACAACTGGAGAAGCGGAAGCGCCGGACATTGTGGAGCGCGCGAGATGTTTAGCCCAAGAAATCGGCTGCCGTTATGTCCAGCGCGGCGGTCATTCATTGCGAAAATTAGCCCGCAGGTTCGGAGACGATGACGTGCTGGTCGTACTGAACGGACATGTACGTCTAAGCGGACCAGATGGGGCGGTCATGGAATTTCATCCAAGTATGGGGTTTGTCCGATTGAAACGCGTGCTGAGCGGAAAACCCGATCCCATGCTGGAGGCTTCCGGAATGGAGGAAGGGGATTCCGTACTGGACTGTACGGCCGGGCTTGGAGCCGATTCCCTGGTATTCTCGGGCAAGGGCGGGGCGAGCAGTCAAATCACTGCCCTGGAGAGCTCACTGCCCTTGTATGCGCTGCTGAAAGAAGGGCTGCGGGCCTATGAAAGCCATCTGGAGGCCAGTGATCAGGCGATGAGGCGAATCGAGGTCAGGCACAGCCATCACCTGGATTATTTGAAGTCGCTGCCGGACCGGAGCGTAGACATTGTTTATTTTGATCCGATGTTCCGTGAACCGATCGCCGAATCGGCTTCGATCCATCCTCTAAGACATTATGCAAATGGGGAGCCGCTGGAAATGGAAAGTGTGAGAGAAGCGGTTAGGGTCGCGCGCAAAACCGTCGTGATGAAGGAAGCGCGATCCAGCGGAGAGTTTGAGCGGCTTGGCTTTACATTGCCTGAACGGGGAAAATCGAAAATAACGTACGGAGTGATTTCCATTGACAGATGA
- the mutL gene encoding DNA mismatch repair endonuclease MutL: MGIIRILDEHIANQIAAGEVVERPASVVKELVENAIDAGSTKIDVTVEEGGLDSIRVTDNGAGIDPEDCETAFYRHATSKIAEGRDLFQITSLGFRGEALPSIAAVSKVRLVTSNAQDGRGRVIEIEGGHLRVNEETAAPRGTDFLVKELFFNTPARLKYMKTIQTELGHISDYLYRLALSRPDIAFTLRHNGNSLLQTLGNGDALQVIAAIYGTQSAKAMLPFEAENMDYTLSGYISRPDYTRANRNGMSLIINGRYIRNYGLMQAILRGYHTLLPINRFPLVVIQLSMHPSLIDVNVHPSKLEVRFSKEQELFAFVEEEIRKVLQQEILIPRPAKQNIGKSDNAYIQEQLQFSSAQGRVSAIGSGNERDIAIQGSGELSTGGNMPLHASPASTRPEGQVFTQSESNIKQTYGAGAAGTAATSQMRETAAASSYRNETMGNAGIPAITKEWLQAASGPAPEIPPFPELTLIGQHHGTYLIAQNDTGLYLIDQHAAHERINYEYYYEQFGNPADASQELLLPITLEFTPSESEKVKERLHWFEKVGVYMEFFGGHTFLVRSHPFWFPKGDEKAIIEEMAEWVLSERNIDIAKLRETSSIMCSCKASIKANQKLTEQEAMTLIQRLGACRQPYTCPHGRPIVVSFSAYDLEKMFKRVM, from the coding sequence ATGGGGATTATTCGGATTTTGGACGAGCATATTGCAAACCAGATTGCTGCCGGTGAGGTGGTGGAGCGACCTGCCTCCGTTGTGAAGGAGCTAGTCGAGAACGCCATTGATGCCGGGAGCACCAAGATTGACGTAACGGTTGAAGAAGGCGGACTGGACAGCATTCGCGTGACGGATAACGGTGCCGGCATTGATCCGGAGGATTGCGAGACGGCTTTTTATCGTCATGCAACGAGCAAAATCGCTGAAGGCCGCGATTTGTTCCAAATCACCAGCCTTGGATTCAGGGGCGAAGCCCTGCCATCCATTGCGGCTGTATCCAAGGTACGTCTGGTTACCTCCAATGCTCAGGATGGGCGCGGACGTGTGATCGAGATCGAAGGCGGTCATCTGCGCGTGAACGAAGAGACGGCCGCACCCAGAGGAACGGATTTCCTCGTGAAGGAATTGTTCTTTAATACGCCGGCAAGGTTGAAATATATGAAAACAATCCAAACGGAGCTGGGGCACATATCCGACTATCTGTACCGTCTGGCCCTCTCCCGGCCGGATATTGCCTTTACGCTTAGGCACAATGGAAACTCGCTGCTGCAGACGCTGGGCAATGGCGATGCCCTTCAGGTCATTGCGGCCATATACGGTACCCAATCGGCCAAAGCGATGCTGCCGTTTGAAGCGGAGAATATGGATTATACGTTAAGCGGATATATCAGCCGCCCGGATTATACGCGGGCAAACCGTAACGGCATGTCGCTCATCATTAACGGGCGGTATATTCGGAATTACGGCTTAATGCAGGCGATTTTGAGAGGTTATCATACGCTGCTGCCGATCAACCGGTTTCCGCTCGTTGTCATTCAGCTGTCCATGCACCCCTCGTTGATCGATGTGAATGTGCATCCATCCAAGCTGGAGGTGCGGTTCAGTAAAGAGCAGGAGCTGTTCGCTTTTGTGGAGGAAGAGATTCGCAAGGTGCTGCAGCAGGAAATTCTTATTCCTCGTCCGGCCAAACAAAATATTGGCAAAAGCGATAACGCCTATATCCAGGAACAGCTGCAATTTTCTTCTGCGCAAGGTCGTGTCTCTGCGATCGGTAGCGGTAATGAACGGGATATCGCGATCCAAGGAAGCGGCGAGCTTTCCACTGGTGGAAACATGCCTCTCCATGCGTCGCCTGCGTCGACACGGCCGGAGGGTCAGGTATTCACTCAGTCTGAGTCCAATATCAAGCAGACTTATGGGGCCGGAGCAGCAGGAACAGCTGCCACCTCGCAAATGCGGGAAACGGCAGCAGCTTCTTCTTACCGCAATGAGACCATGGGGAATGCCGGAATTCCTGCCATAACGAAGGAGTGGCTGCAGGCGGCCTCAGGACCGGCTCCCGAGATTCCGCCATTTCCGGAGCTTACGCTGATCGGCCAGCATCACGGCACCTATCTTATAGCGCAGAATGATACCGGGCTGTACCTGATTGATCAGCATGCCGCACATGAGCGGATTAACTACGAGTATTACTATGAACAGTTTGGCAACCCGGCAGACGCATCCCAGGAGCTGCTGCTGCCGATTACGCTCGAATTCACGCCCTCGGAATCGGAGAAGGTGAAGGAACGGCTGCATTGGTTTGAGAAGGTTGGCGTTTATATGGAGTTTTTTGGCGGCCATACCTTCCTGGTTCGTTCCCATCCGTTCTGGTTCCCTAAGGGCGACGAGAAGGCCATTATCGAAGAGATGGCTGAATGGGTGCTGAGCGAGCGCAATATTGATATCGCCAAGCTGAGAGAAACCTCGTCGATCATGTGTTCCTGCAAGGCTTCCATCAAAGCCAATCAGAAGCTGACGGAGCAGGAGGCGATGACGTTGATTCAGCGTTTGGGCGCCTGCCGGCAGCCATACACATGTCCGCATGGACGACCGATCGTAGTTTCGTTCTCAGCTTATGATTTGGAGAAAATGTTTAAACGCGTGATGTAA
- the mutS gene encoding DNA mismatch repair protein MutS, whose product MAKYTPMIEQYLKVKEQARDAFLFFRLGDFYEMFFDDAILASKELEITLTGREGGGAEKIPMCGVPYHSAEGYIQRLIEKGYKVAICEQMEDASVTKGMVRREIVRVVTPGTIMDGKVVHDKSNNYMVCVTEAGGLMSLSACDLSTGELYVTSVPSSEEWLRDEIGLYEPSEIIGDASLLDIISSQALPGSRNIVYTAWDRREDALVRSQFGEPAWARLEEERRACISLLISYLSETQKRSLGQLTQIASYEPGQYMVLDPFTRRNLELVETVRERSKKGSLLWLLDRTETSMGARLLRRRIDKPLLSRSRIEERLEAVEHLYNQYILREDLRMALKEIYDLERLVGRIAFGSANGRDLNALKLSLRQIPSLKELCAHSASETLRRVAADTDICDDLCELIENAIVDEPPVSVRDGGIIKPGYHERLDEFREASTSGKRWIAELEAKERAATGIKSLKIGYNKVFGYYIEVTKSNLSSLPEGRYERKQTLANAERYVTPELKEKEGLILEAQEKMVDMEYALFTELRDKLNTQVSRLQKLAERIAEIDVYQSLAAVSAEYRFVKPELSEGYDYIVEGGRHPVVEAVMKDSSFIANGTDLRKDGSSILLITGPNMAGKSTYMRQVALLSILAQMGCFVPAERAVVPLVDRIFTRIGAADDLIGGQSTFMVEMADIQVMTEKATPRSLIIIDELGRGTSTSEGMAIAQAVIEYVHDHIGCKALVSTHFHELAHLQESLGGLKNYSMAVQESGDKVHFLRKLIPGAADSSYGIYCARLAGLPGSIIDRAYGLLQGLEMASLAAVASEQGAVMQREQPTAAPQSDEKRSGPEAVYEHREDTTLYTEGLGGADQKGGVVQLSIFGEEEVPESSAKPGKDQHSMPQEASQDPVIKSLIDAVKGADVMNMTPLQAMQFLNDLKLQAKDM is encoded by the coding sequence ATGGCTAAATATACGCCGATGATTGAACAATATTTGAAGGTCAAAGAACAAGCGCGCGATGCGTTTCTTTTTTTCCGCTTAGGCGATTTTTACGAAATGTTTTTTGATGATGCGATCCTCGCATCGAAGGAATTGGAGATTACGCTGACCGGCCGCGAAGGCGGCGGTGCAGAGAAAATACCGATGTGTGGAGTGCCCTATCATTCCGCGGAGGGTTACATCCAGCGGTTGATTGAGAAAGGGTACAAAGTCGCCATCTGCGAGCAGATGGAAGATGCTTCTGTCACCAAAGGCATGGTGCGGCGGGAAATCGTTCGGGTCGTCACGCCGGGGACCATCATGGACGGCAAGGTCGTGCACGACAAATCGAACAATTACATGGTGTGCGTTACGGAAGCGGGCGGATTGATGTCTTTATCGGCATGCGATCTGTCCACAGGTGAGCTTTATGTGACATCAGTGCCATCTTCGGAGGAATGGCTGCGGGATGAGATTGGCCTTTATGAGCCTTCCGAGATCATTGGGGACGCTTCCCTTCTTGATATCATCTCATCTCAGGCGCTTCCAGGCAGCCGCAACATTGTCTATACGGCTTGGGATCGTAGGGAGGACGCATTGGTTCGCTCCCAATTCGGAGAACCGGCCTGGGCCCGCCTGGAAGAGGAGCGAAGAGCCTGCATATCCCTGCTGATCTCGTATTTAAGCGAGACGCAGAAGCGGTCACTGGGACAGCTGACGCAGATTGCTTCCTACGAACCGGGACAATACATGGTTCTGGATCCATTCACCAGACGCAACCTGGAGCTGGTTGAGACAGTTCGTGAGCGTTCAAAGAAAGGTTCGCTCCTGTGGCTTCTGGATCGCACGGAAACCTCGATGGGAGCCAGACTCCTGCGGCGGAGAATCGATAAACCGCTGCTGTCCCGCAGCCGGATTGAAGAGCGGCTGGAGGCTGTTGAGCATTTGTATAACCAGTACATACTGCGTGAAGATCTGCGGATGGCGCTTAAAGAGATATACGATCTGGAACGGTTGGTCGGCCGGATTGCGTTTGGCAGCGCGAACGGACGGGATTTGAACGCGCTCAAGCTGTCGTTAAGACAAATTCCTTCCCTGAAAGAGCTGTGTGCCCATTCGGCTTCCGAGACGCTGCGGCGGGTGGCTGCGGATACGGATATTTGTGACGATCTGTGTGAACTGATCGAGAATGCGATTGTTGATGAACCGCCGGTGTCCGTGCGTGACGGAGGCATCATCAAGCCGGGCTATCACGAGCGGCTGGATGAGTTTCGTGAAGCGAGCACCAGCGGCAAACGCTGGATCGCCGAGCTGGAAGCGAAGGAACGCGCGGCTACGGGGATCAAGTCGCTGAAGATCGGTTACAACAAGGTGTTTGGCTATTATATCGAGGTGACCAAGTCCAATCTGTCGTCCCTGCCGGAAGGCCGGTACGAACGCAAACAGACCCTGGCGAACGCGGAGCGTTATGTCACGCCCGAGCTGAAGGAGAAGGAAGGTCTGATCCTGGAGGCGCAGGAAAAGATGGTGGATATGGAGTACGCCCTCTTTACCGAGCTCAGGGACAAGCTGAATACCCAAGTAAGCCGGTTGCAGAAGCTCGCTGAGCGCATTGCAGAGATCGACGTCTACCAGTCGCTCGCTGCAGTCAGTGCGGAATACCGGTTCGTGAAGCCGGAACTGAGCGAAGGTTATGATTATATTGTTGAAGGCGGTCGTCATCCTGTTGTAGAAGCCGTCATGAAGGATTCATCGTTTATCGCGAACGGAACGGATTTGCGCAAGGACGGCTCCTCGATCCTGCTTATTACCGGTCCGAATATGGCTGGAAAAAGCACGTACATGCGCCAGGTTGCCTTATTATCGATTCTGGCCCAGATGGGCTGTTTTGTCCCGGCAGAGCGTGCGGTTGTCCCGCTGGTCGACCGGATCTTTACCCGCATCGGGGCGGCTGACGATCTGATCGGCGGTCAGAGCACCTTCATGGTGGAGATGGCGGATATTCAGGTCATGACGGAAAAAGCGACGCCCCGCAGCCTGATCATCATTGATGAGCTTGGACGCGGTACGTCGACGAGTGAAGGCATGGCAATCGCACAAGCCGTGATTGAGTATGTGCATGACCATATCGGCTGCAAGGCATTGGTATCAACGCATTTCCATGAGCTTGCCCATCTACAGGAAAGCCTTGGCGGTCTTAAAAATTATTCCATGGCGGTTCAGGAAAGCGGAGACAAAGTGCATTTCCTCCGCAAGCTGATCCCTGGCGCAGCCGACAGCAGCTACGGCATTTACTGTGCGAGATTGGCCGGCTTGCCCGGCAGTATCATTGACCGCGCCTATGGGCTGCTGCAGGGCCTGGAGATGGCTTCGCTGGCCGCGGTGGCATCAGAGCAAGGGGCTGTGATGCAGCGCGAGCAGCCAACTGCCGCACCTCAGTCCGATGAAAAACGAAGCGGACCGGAAGCTGTGTATGAGCATCGAGAAGATACAACGCTGTATACTGAAGGCTTGGGCGGTGCTGACCAGAAAGGCGGCGTGGTGCAGCTCTCCATTTTTGGCGAGGAGGAAGTGCCTGAATCGAGTGCTAAGCCTGGTAAGGATCAGCACTCGATGCCGCAGGAAGCCTCTCAAGATCCTGTGATCAAGAGCCTCATTGATGCTGTCAAGGGCGCGGACGTGATGAATATGACGCCGCTTCAGGCCATGCAGTTCCTGAATGACCTGAAGCTTCAAGCGAAGGATATGTGA